A part of Amycolatopsis lurida genomic DNA contains:
- the rplN gene encoding 50S ribosomal protein L14: MIQQESRLRVADNTGAKEILCIRVLGGSGRRYAGIGDIIVATVKDAMPAAGVKKGDVVKAVIVRTRKERRRPDGSYIRFDENAAVLIKNDNEPRGTRIFGPVGRELRDRKFMKIISLAPEVL, from the coding sequence GTGATCCAGCAGGAGTCGCGGCTTCGGGTTGCCGACAACACGGGCGCGAAGGAGATCCTTTGCATCCGCGTTCTCGGTGGCTCGGGGCGGCGCTACGCGGGCATCGGCGACATCATCGTCGCCACCGTGAAGGACGCCATGCCGGCCGCCGGCGTGAAGAAGGGTGACGTCGTCAAGGCGGTCATCGTTCGCACGCGCAAGGAGCGCCGTCGTCCGGACGGTTCTTACATCCGCTTCGACGAGAACGCTGCTGTGCTCATCAAGAACGACAATGAGCCCCGCGGCACCCGCATCTTCGGGCCGGTCGGCCGCGAGCTGCGCGACCGAAAGTTCATGAAGATCATTTCGCTCGCGCCGGAGGTGTTGTAG
- the rplF gene encoding 50S ribosomal protein L6, which translates to MSRIGKLPVAVPSGVEVTIEGQQIKVKGPKGTLEHTIAEPITVEKAENGTLEVKRPDEERTSRALHGLTRTLVNNLVVGVTEGYEKKLEIHGVGYRVQAKGSDLEFALGYSHPVKIEAPEGITFKVETPTRFSVSGIDKQKVGQIAAVIRKLRRPDPYKGKGLRYEGEKIRRKVGKTGK; encoded by the coding sequence ATGTCACGCATTGGAAAGCTGCCGGTCGCCGTCCCCTCCGGGGTCGAGGTGACCATCGAAGGTCAGCAGATCAAGGTCAAGGGGCCCAAGGGCACCCTTGAGCACACCATCGCCGAGCCGATCACCGTCGAGAAGGCCGAGAACGGCACTCTCGAGGTCAAGCGGCCCGACGAGGAGCGCACCAGCCGTGCCCTGCACGGTCTCACCCGGACGCTGGTCAACAACCTCGTCGTCGGTGTGACCGAGGGCTACGAGAAGAAGCTCGAGATCCACGGTGTCGGTTACCGCGTGCAGGCCAAGGGCTCGGACCTCGAGTTCGCCCTCGGCTACAGCCACCCGGTGAAGATCGAGGCCCCGGAAGGCATCACCTTCAAGGTCGAGACCCCCACCCGGTTCTCGGTCTCGGGCATCGACAAGCAGAAGGTCGGCCAGATCGCCGCGGTCATCCGCAAGCTGCGCCGCCCGGACCCGTACAAGGGCAAGGGCCTGCGCTACGAGGGTGAGAAGATCCGCCGCAAGGTCGGAAAGACGGGTAAGTGA
- the rpsE gene encoding 30S ribosomal protein S5 — MPGRTRQFGGGQGGPGGQGGNDRNDRRDRRDRRDSGRGGAGQEKTPHLEKVVTINRVAKVVKGGRRFSFTALVVVGDGDGQVGVGYGKAKEVPAAIAKGVEEAKKNFFRVPRVAGTIPHPIQGEEAAGVVLLRPASAGTGVIAGGPVRAVLECAGVHDVLSKSLGSDNAINIVHATVAALKGLQRPEEVAARRGLPLEDVAPARMLRQRAGQGV; from the coding sequence ATGCCGGGACGTACACGGCAATTCGGCGGTGGCCAGGGCGGACCCGGCGGACAGGGCGGCAACGACCGCAATGACCGTCGCGACCGCCGTGACCGGCGCGACAGCGGCCGTGGCGGGGCCGGCCAGGAAAAGACCCCGCACCTCGAGAAGGTCGTGACGATCAACCGCGTCGCCAAGGTCGTCAAGGGTGGTCGCCGCTTCAGCTTCACCGCCCTGGTGGTCGTCGGTGACGGCGACGGTCAGGTCGGCGTCGGCTACGGCAAGGCCAAGGAAGTTCCCGCGGCCATCGCCAAGGGCGTCGAGGAAGCGAAGAAGAACTTCTTCCGCGTCCCCCGCGTCGCCGGCACCATCCCCCACCCGATCCAGGGTGAGGAAGCCGCCGGTGTCGTGCTGCTCCGTCCGGCCTCGGCCGGTACCGGTGTCATCGCCGGTGGCCCGGTGCGCGCGGTGCTGGAGTGCGCGGGTGTCCACGACGTGCTGTCGAAGTCGCTCGGCTCCGACAACGCGATCAACATCGTGCACGCGACCGTGGCGGCCCTGAAGGGTCTGCAGCGTCCCGAAGAGGTCGCGGCCCGCCGCGGTCTCCCGCTCGAGGACGTCGCTCCGGCTCGGATGCTGCGCCAGCGCGCGGGCCAGGGGGTCTGA
- the rplE gene encoding 50S ribosomal protein L5: MTTAEKIAPRLKVRYREEIKGQLQQEFSFENVHQIPGVVKVVVNMGVGDAARDSKLIEGAIRDLAAITGQKPEVRKARKSIAQFKLREGQPIGARVTLRGDRMWEFLDRLLTIALPRIRDFRGLSPKQFDGNGNYTFGLNEQSMFHEIDPDAIDRPRGMDVTVVTTANTDDEGRALLRKLGFPFKEN; encoded by the coding sequence ATGACCACCGCAGAGAAGATCGCCCCGCGCCTCAAGGTGCGGTACCGCGAGGAGATCAAGGGGCAGCTCCAGCAGGAGTTCTCCTTCGAGAACGTCCACCAGATCCCGGGCGTCGTCAAGGTCGTCGTGAACATGGGTGTCGGTGACGCCGCCCGTGACAGCAAGCTGATCGAAGGCGCCATCCGCGACCTGGCCGCGATCACCGGGCAGAAGCCCGAGGTTCGCAAGGCTCGCAAGTCCATCGCGCAGTTCAAGCTGCGTGAGGGCCAGCCGATCGGTGCGCGCGTCACGCTGCGCGGCGACCGGATGTGGGAGTTCCTCGACCGGCTGCTGACCATCGCGCTGCCGCGTATCCGTGACTTCCGCGGGCTTTCGCCGAAGCAGTTCGACGGCAACGGCAACTACACGTTCGGTCTCAACGAGCAGTCCATGTTCCACGAGATCGACCCGGACGCCATCGACCGCCCGCGCGGTATGGACGTCACTGTCGTCACCACCGCCAACACCGACGACGAGGGCCGCGCGCTGCTTCGCAAGCTCGGCTTCCCGTTCAAGGAGAACTGA
- the rpsK gene encoding 30S ribosomal protein S11: protein MPPKSRTAAGAKKVRRKEKKNVAHGHAHIKSTFNNTIVSITDPTGAVIAWASSGHVGFKGSRKSTPFAAQMAAENAARKAAEHGMKKVDVFVKGPGSGRETAIRSLQAAGLEVGTIQDVTPQPHNGCRPPKRRRV, encoded by the coding sequence ATGCCACCGAAGTCTCGTACTGCGGCGGGGGCCAAGAAGGTCCGCCGTAAGGAAAAGAAGAATGTCGCGCACGGTCACGCGCACATCAAGAGCACCTTCAACAACACCATCGTCTCGATCACGGACCCGACCGGTGCCGTGATCGCGTGGGCGTCGAGTGGTCACGTGGGCTTCAAGGGCTCGCGTAAGTCCACCCCGTTCGCCGCGCAGATGGCCGCCGAGAACGCCGCCCGCAAGGCTGCCGAGCACGGCATGAAGAAGGTCGACGTGTTCGTGAAGGGCCCGGGTTCGGGCCGCGAGACGGCGATCCGCTCGCTGCAGGCGGCCGGCCTCGAGGTCGGCACCATCCAGGACGTGACCCCGCAGCCTCACAACGGCTGCCGCCCGCCCAAGCGGCGCCGGGTCTGA
- the secY gene encoding preprotein translocase subunit SecY, translating into MLSAFRSALATPDLRKKILFTLAIVAVYRIGATIPAPGISYSAVQQCTETGSQEGVYQLLNLFSGGALLQLSLFSTGIMPYITASIIVQLLTVVIPRFEELKKEGQAGQGKLTQYTRYLTIALAILQATGVVALADRKQLFPQCDTAIIPDNSVYTLAIIVITMTAGTAVMMWLGELITERGVGNGMSVLIFLNIAARIPIEGGNILSSAGPVVFTLICVFGLVIIASVIFVEQGQRRIPVQYAKRMIGRRMYGGTSTYLPIKVNQAGVIPVIFASSLLYLPDLISRLVGDANSNAGWQVFIQNYIVNQSSWAHVLLYFALIIFFTYFYITITFNVDERAEEMKKFGGFIPGIRPGRPTAEYLSYVLGRITLPGSLYLGIIAILPNFFLSVTGSGNNQNFPFGGTAVLIMVGVGLDTVKQIESQLMQRNYEGFLK; encoded by the coding sequence GTGCTCAGCGCCTTCCGCTCGGCTCTAGCGACGCCGGATCTACGTAAGAAGATCCTGTTCACGCTAGCCATCGTCGCGGTCTACCGAATCGGTGCCACCATCCCGGCCCCGGGCATCTCGTATTCCGCCGTGCAGCAATGCACGGAGACCGGGTCGCAGGAGGGCGTCTATCAGCTGCTGAACCTGTTCAGTGGCGGTGCACTGCTGCAGCTGTCGCTGTTCTCGACCGGCATCATGCCGTACATCACGGCGAGCATCATCGTCCAGCTTCTCACCGTGGTCATCCCGCGGTTCGAGGAGCTGAAGAAGGAAGGCCAGGCCGGCCAGGGCAAGCTGACCCAGTACACCCGGTATCTGACGATCGCCCTCGCGATCCTGCAGGCGACCGGTGTGGTGGCACTCGCCGACCGCAAGCAGCTCTTCCCGCAGTGCGACACCGCGATCATCCCGGACAACAGCGTCTACACGCTGGCCATCATCGTCATCACGATGACCGCCGGTACCGCCGTCATGATGTGGCTGGGTGAGCTGATCACCGAGCGCGGCGTCGGCAACGGCATGTCCGTCCTCATCTTCCTGAACATCGCGGCCCGGATCCCGATCGAGGGTGGCAACATCCTCAGCAGCGCCGGGCCGGTGGTCTTCACCCTGATCTGTGTGTTCGGCCTGGTGATCATCGCCAGCGTCATCTTCGTCGAGCAGGGCCAGCGCCGGATCCCGGTGCAGTACGCCAAGCGCATGATCGGCCGCCGCATGTACGGCGGGACCTCGACCTACCTGCCGATCAAGGTGAACCAGGCCGGTGTCATCCCGGTCATCTTCGCCTCGTCGCTGCTCTACCTGCCGGACCTGATCAGCCGTCTCGTCGGCGACGCCAACAGCAACGCGGGCTGGCAGGTCTTCATCCAGAACTACATCGTCAACCAGTCCAGCTGGGCGCACGTCCTGCTGTACTTCGCGTTGATCATCTTCTTCACGTACTTCTACATCACGATCACGTTCAACGTGGACGAGCGTGCGGAAGAAATGAAGAAGTTCGGTGGCTTCATCCCGGGTATCCGCCCGGGCCGACCCACCGCGGAGTACCTCAGCTACGTCCTCGGCCGCATCACCCTGCCGGGCTCGCTGTACCTGGGCATCATCGCGATCCTTCCGAACTTCTTCCTGTCCGTCACCGGCAGCGGGAACAACCAGAACTTCCCGTTCGGTGGCACGGCTGTGCTGATCATGGTCGGTGTCGGTCTCGACACCGTGAAGCAGATCGAAAGCCAGCTGATGCAACGTAACTACGAAGGGTTCTTGAAGTGA
- the rplR gene encoding 50S ribosomal protein L18, with protein sequence MSDTTTKRKPVGKDISTRRRVAKARRHFRLRKKINGTDQRPRLVVKRSSRHIAVQLIDDLAGKTLASASTLEADVRALEGDKKAKAAKVGELVAARAKNAGVSTVVFDRGGNAYHGRIAALADAAREAGLEF encoded by the coding sequence ATGAGCGACACGACTACGAAGCGCAAGCCGGTCGGCAAGGACATCTCGACCCGCCGCCGCGTCGCGAAGGCCCGTCGGCACTTCCGCCTTCGCAAGAAGATCAACGGCACGGACCAGCGTCCGCGCCTGGTCGTCAAGCGTTCGTCGCGGCACATCGCCGTGCAGCTGATCGACGACCTCGCCGGCAAGACCCTGGCGTCGGCGTCCACCCTCGAGGCGGACGTCCGCGCGCTGGAAGGCGACAAGAAGGCCAAGGCCGCCAAGGTCGGGGAACTCGTCGCCGCCCGCGCCAAGAACGCCGGTGTCTCGACCGTGGTGTTCGACCGTGGTGGCAACGCCTACCACGGCCGCATCGCGGCGCTCGCCGACGCCGCGCGTGAGGCGGGGTTGGAGTTCTGA
- the rpmJ gene encoding 50S ribosomal protein L36 translates to MKVQPSVKKICDKCKVIRRHGRIMVICENLRHKQRQG, encoded by the coding sequence GTGAAGGTTCAGCCGAGCGTCAAGAAGATCTGCGACAAGTGCAAGGTGATCCGCCGTCACGGCCGGATCATGGTGATCTGCGAAAACCTGCGGCACAAGCAGCGGCAGGGCTGA
- a CDS encoding type Z 30S ribosomal protein S14 has protein sequence MAKKALVHKAAKTPKFKVRGYTRCQRCGRPHSVFRKFGLCRICLREMAHAGELPGVRKSSW, from the coding sequence ATGGCCAAGAAAGCACTGGTCCACAAGGCCGCGAAGACGCCGAAGTTCAAGGTTCGCGGTTACACGCGTTGCCAGCGGTGCGGTCGCCCGCACTCGGTGTTCCGCAAGTTCGGGCTCTGCCGGATCTGCCTTCGCGAGATGGCACACGCGGGCGAGCTGCCCGGCGTCCGCAAGTCCAGCTGGTAA
- the rplX gene encoding 50S ribosomal protein L24: MKVKKGDTVVVIAGKDKGAKGKVIQAYPERERVLVEGVNRIKKHTRISQTQRGAQSGGIVTQEAPIHVSNVMVVDSDGKPTRVGYRIGEDGKKVRVSRRNGKDI; this comes from the coding sequence ATGAAGGTGAAGAAGGGCGACACGGTCGTCGTCATCGCCGGCAAGGACAAGGGTGCCAAGGGCAAGGTCATCCAGGCCTACCCCGAGCGCGAGCGCGTGCTGGTCGAGGGCGTGAACCGGATCAAGAAGCACACGCGGATCTCCCAGACCCAGCGCGGTGCGCAGTCCGGCGGCATCGTCACGCAGGAAGCGCCCATCCACGTCTCGAACGTGATGGTCGTCGACTCCGACGGCAAGCCGACCCGGGTGGGCTACCGCATCGGCGAGGACGGCAAGAAGGTCCGGGTCTCGCGCCGGAACGGTAAGGACATCTGA
- a CDS encoding adenylate kinase: protein MTRLVLVGPPGAGKGTQAVALSEKLRIPHISTGDLFRAHVGEQTPLGQEAKRYLDSGELVPDSVTNEMVRERLAEPDAKVGFLLDGFPRNTKQADVLGEILGEVDAKLNAVIQLQVSEDVVVDRLLSRGRSDDTEEVIRRRQQIYVSETAPLLEYYSDILVRVDGVGSVDEISARVLEALRDRT, encoded by the coding sequence GTGACGCGCCTGGTTCTCGTTGGCCCTCCTGGCGCGGGCAAAGGTACTCAGGCGGTAGCACTGTCGGAGAAGCTCCGGATCCCGCACATCTCGACCGGCGATCTGTTCCGCGCCCACGTGGGCGAGCAGACGCCGCTGGGCCAGGAAGCCAAGCGCTACCTGGATTCCGGCGAACTCGTGCCCGACTCGGTCACGAACGAGATGGTGCGTGAACGCCTCGCCGAACCCGACGCCAAGGTCGGTTTCCTGCTCGACGGGTTCCCCCGGAACACGAAGCAGGCCGACGTCCTCGGTGAGATCCTCGGCGAGGTCGACGCCAAGCTCAACGCGGTCATCCAGCTCCAGGTCTCGGAAGACGTCGTCGTCGATCGGCTGCTGTCCCGCGGCCGGTCGGACGACACCGAAGAGGTCATCCGCCGCCGCCAGCAGATCTACGTGTCCGAGACCGCTCCGCTGCTCGAGTACTACTCGGACATCCTGGTCAGGGTCGACGGCGTCGGCTCGGTCGACGAGATCTCCGCCCGCGTGCTGGAAGCGCTGCGCGACCGCACGTGA
- the rpsD gene encoding 30S ribosomal protein S4: MARYTGPATRISRRLKVDLIGGDQAFERRPYPPGQHGRGRIKESEYLLQSQEKQKARYTYGVLERQFVRYYKEAVRRPGKTGENLLQILESRLDNVIYRAGIARTRRQARQLVSHGHFLVNGVKVNVPSYQVTKWDIIDVRPKSFAMLPFVAAKESFGERPVPAWLQVVPSNLRVLVHQLPERAQIDVPVQEQLIVELYSK, from the coding sequence ATGGCTCGTTACACCGGCCCCGCGACGCGTATTTCGCGTCGCCTCAAGGTTGACCTCATCGGCGGCGACCAGGCTTTCGAGCGTCGCCCCTACCCGCCGGGCCAGCACGGCCGCGGGCGCATCAAGGAGTCCGAGTACCTCCTGCAGTCGCAGGAGAAGCAGAAGGCTCGCTACACCTACGGCGTTCTCGAGCGTCAGTTCGTCCGGTACTACAAGGAAGCCGTCCGGCGTCCGGGTAAGACCGGTGAGAACCTGCTGCAGATCCTCGAGTCCCGGCTGGACAACGTGATCTACCGCGCCGGCATCGCCCGCACCCGCCGTCAGGCGCGTCAGCTGGTGAGCCACGGCCACTTCCTGGTCAACGGCGTCAAGGTCAACGTCCCGTCCTACCAGGTCACGAAGTGGGACATCATCGACGTGCGGCCGAAGTCGTTCGCGATGCTGCCCTTCGTCGCGGCCAAGGAGTCCTTCGGCGAGCGTCCCGTTCCCGCGTGGCTCCAGGTCGTTCCGTCCAACCTCCGTGTGCTGGTCCACCAGCTCCCGGAGCGCGCTCAGATCGACGTTCCGGTCCAGGAACAGCTGATCGTCGAGCTCTACTCGAAGTGA
- the rpmD gene encoding 50S ribosomal protein L30: MTQLKVTQVKSKIGTKHAHRESLRTLGLRKIRQSVVRDDTPEVRGLIHTVRHLVEVEEVKA; the protein is encoded by the coding sequence ATGACTCAGCTCAAGGTGACCCAGGTCAAGAGCAAGATCGGCACGAAGCACGCTCACCGCGAGTCGCTGCGCACCCTCGGGCTGCGCAAGATCCGCCAGAGCGTCGTGCGTGATGACACTCCCGAGGTGCGCGGCCTTATCCACACCGTCCGCCACCTGGTGGAGGTCGAGGAGGTCAAGGCATGA
- the rpmC gene encoding 50S ribosomal protein L29 — MAKAGAAQASELRELTAEELVLRLKEYKEELFNLRFQMATGQLDNNRRLRTVRTDIARIYTVMRERELGLSVSPDAESEGAA; from the coding sequence ATGGCGAAGGCAGGTGCCGCCCAGGCATCGGAGCTGCGTGAGCTCACCGCGGAAGAGCTCGTTCTGCGTCTGAAGGAATACAAGGAGGAGCTCTTCAACCTCCGCTTCCAGATGGCGACCGGACAGCTCGACAACAACCGCCGTCTGCGCACCGTCCGCACGGACATCGCGCGGATCTACACGGTCATGCGCGAGCGTGAACTCGGCCTGTCCGTTTCCCCTGACGCCGAGAGTGAAGGTGCCGCATGA
- the rpsM gene encoding 30S ribosomal protein S13 translates to MARLAGVDLPREKRLEIALTYIYGIGRTRSKQLIAAAELNADTRVKDLSDDDLAKLRVYIEENFKVEGDLRREVNADIRRKIEIGCYEGLRWRRGLPVRGQRTKTNARTRKGPKKTVAGKKKAGKK, encoded by the coding sequence ATGGCACGACTCGCTGGCGTAGACCTCCCCCGCGAAAAGCGGTTGGAGATCGCGCTGACCTACATCTACGGCATCGGCCGTACCCGCTCGAAGCAGCTCATCGCGGCTGCCGAGCTCAACGCGGACACTCGCGTCAAGGATCTGAGCGATGACGACCTCGCGAAGCTGCGGGTCTACATCGAGGAGAACTTCAAGGTCGAGGGTGACCTTCGCCGCGAGGTGAACGCCGACATCCGTCGGAAGATCGAGATCGGGTGCTACGAGGGCCTTCGCTGGCGCCGCGGACTTCCCGTCCGTGGTCAGCGCACCAAGACGAACGCCCGCACCCGTAAGGGTCCGAAGAAGACGGTCGCCGGCAAGAAGAAGGCTGGCAAGAAGTGA
- the rplO gene encoding 50S ribosomal protein L15: protein MTAIKIHHLRPAPGAKRDKIRVGRGEGSKGKTAGRGTKGTKARKNVPAGFEGGQMPIHMRLPKLRGFKNRFRTEYQPVNVGDIARVFPEGGKVGAEELVANGLVRKGKLVKVLGNGDVNGVKLDVTADAFSGSAKEKLSAAGGSATTL from the coding sequence ATGACTGCCATCAAGATCCACCACCTTCGTCCGGCTCCGGGCGCGAAGCGCGACAAGATCCGCGTCGGCCGTGGTGAGGGCTCGAAGGGCAAGACCGCCGGTCGCGGTACCAAGGGCACCAAGGCCCGGAAGAACGTGCCCGCCGGCTTCGAGGGTGGGCAGATGCCCATCCACATGCGGCTCCCGAAGCTTCGCGGCTTCAAGAACCGCTTCCGCACCGAGTACCAGCCGGTGAACGTGGGCGACATCGCCCGCGTCTTCCCGGAGGGTGGCAAGGTCGGCGCCGAGGAGCTCGTCGCGAACGGTCTGGTCCGCAAGGGCAAGCTCGTGAAGGTGCTCGGCAACGGCGACGTGAACGGCGTCAAGCTGGACGTCACCGCCGACGCTTTCTCCGGCTCCGCCAAGGAGAAGCTCTCCGCTGCCGGTGGCTCCGCCACCACGCTCTGA
- a CDS encoding LysE family translocator, whose translation MTWAAVFFGAAVLVAFTPGANNLLGMHNGMTQGAWKGLAGLLGRLAAFTVLIAAVAAGLGQLLAASELALTVIKWAGVAYLVWIGGRLLWSTFGAGRTALVQAPRGTESVPALRIARKEFVVAITNPKAILIFTAFVPQFIDAAHGSFPSQIAILGAVYLLAEFVAGATYVGAGALVKSFRLSRRVTRNVDRGTGVVLLGMAGALAASGS comes from the coding sequence ATGACTTGGGCGGCGGTGTTCTTCGGAGCGGCGGTCCTCGTGGCTTTTACGCCAGGGGCGAACAATCTGCTCGGCATGCACAACGGCATGACGCAGGGGGCCTGGAAGGGGCTCGCCGGCCTGTTAGGCCGATTGGCCGCATTCACGGTCCTGATCGCGGCCGTCGCCGCGGGGCTCGGACAGCTCCTCGCGGCTTCGGAGCTTGCACTCACAGTGATCAAGTGGGCCGGCGTCGCCTACCTGGTCTGGATCGGCGGGCGCCTGCTGTGGTCGACGTTCGGTGCCGGGCGGACCGCGCTGGTCCAGGCGCCGCGAGGCACCGAATCCGTACCTGCGCTCCGGATCGCGAGGAAGGAATTCGTCGTCGCGATCACGAATCCGAAGGCGATCCTCATCTTCACGGCGTTCGTACCCCAGTTCATCGACGCAGCTCACGGCTCCTTTCCCAGCCAGATCGCGATTCTCGGCGCCGTCTACCTGCTCGCCGAGTTCGTGGCGGGCGCGACCTACGTCGGTGCTGGCGCGCTCGTGAAGTCGTTCCGGTTGTCCCGCCGGGTGACTCGCAACGTCGACCGCGGCACCGGCGTCGTGCTCCTCGGCATGGCGGGCGCCCTCGCCGCATCGGGCTCCTGA
- the rpsH gene encoding 30S ribosomal protein S8, with amino-acid sequence MTMTDPIADFLTRLRNANSAYHDEVVLPHSKIKANIAEILKREGYISGYRDEPGEKHKNLVVELKYGPNRERSIAGLRRVSKPGLRVYAKSTELPSVLGGLGVAIISTSSGLQTDRQAKRNSVGGEVLAYVW; translated from the coding sequence ATGACGATGACCGACCCCATCGCAGACTTCTTGACCCGTCTGCGTAACGCGAACTCGGCGTACCACGACGAGGTCGTGCTTCCCCACTCGAAGATCAAGGCGAACATCGCCGAGATCCTCAAGCGCGAGGGTTACATCTCGGGCTACCGCGACGAGCCGGGCGAGAAGCACAAGAACCTCGTCGTGGAGCTGAAGTACGGCCCCAACCGTGAGCGCAGCATCGCCGGCCTCCGCCGCGTGTCCAAGCCCGGCCTGCGGGTCTACGCAAAATCGACCGAACTGCCGTCGGTTCTCGGTGGCCTCGGCGTCGCGATCATCTCGACGTCGTCCGGCCTTCAGACCGACCGTCAGGCCAAGCGAAACAGCGTGGGCGGCGAAGTCCTCGCCTACGTCTGGTAA
- the rpsQ gene encoding 30S ribosomal protein S17: MSEQPNAEAAPRNDRKVREGYVVSDKMNKTIVVELEDRKKHRRYAKVLRSTSKVKVHDENNEAGVGDRVTLMETRPLSATKRWRLVQIVEKAK, encoded by the coding sequence ATGAGCGAGCAGCCCAACGCTGAGGCGGCCCCCCGCAACGACCGCAAGGTCCGTGAGGGTTACGTCGTCTCGGACAAGATGAACAAGACGATCGTGGTCGAGCTCGAAGACCGCAAGAAGCACCGTCGTTACGCCAAGGTTCTCCGCAGCACCAGCAAGGTCAAGGTGCACGACGAGAACAACGAGGCGGGCGTGGGCGACCGGGTCACCCTGATGGAGACCCGCCCGCTGTCGGCGACCAAGCGCTGGCGTCTGGTGCAGATCGTGGAGAAGGCCAAGTAA
- the map gene encoding type I methionyl aminopeptidase yields the protein MIEIKTPGELQAMRAAGLVVWRTLTAVRELAKPGVTTADLDELAEQTIRDAGAVPSFKGYHGFPASICASVNEQIVHGIPSKTQVLNDGDIISVDCGAILDGWHGDSAVTLAIGEVSKADLALSAATEAAMWAGIAAVSSGGRLTDISHAVQTAAEKAGREDGTEYGMIVEYGGHGIGRQMHMDPFLPNLGKPGKGPRLKTGMALAIEPMLTGGGGETVELEDGWTVVTADGSRASHWEHTVAITDDGPWVLTAPEDA from the coding sequence ATGATCGAAATCAAGACCCCTGGCGAGCTTCAGGCGATGAGGGCCGCCGGACTGGTCGTCTGGCGCACTCTCACCGCGGTGCGTGAGCTAGCCAAGCCAGGGGTGACCACGGCCGATCTCGACGAACTCGCCGAGCAGACGATCCGTGACGCGGGCGCGGTGCCCTCGTTCAAGGGATACCACGGCTTCCCGGCGTCGATCTGCGCTTCGGTGAACGAGCAGATCGTGCACGGCATCCCGTCGAAGACCCAGGTCTTGAACGACGGCGACATCATCTCGGTGGACTGCGGCGCCATCCTCGACGGCTGGCACGGAGACTCCGCGGTCACCCTCGCCATCGGCGAGGTGTCGAAGGCGGATCTCGCGCTCTCGGCCGCCACCGAGGCGGCGATGTGGGCGGGAATCGCCGCGGTGTCGTCCGGGGGCCGGCTCACAGACATCTCGCACGCGGTGCAGACCGCGGCCGAGAAGGCCGGCCGGGAAGACGGCACCGAATACGGGATGATCGTCGAGTACGGCGGCCACGGCATCGGGCGCCAGATGCACATGGACCCGTTCTTGCCGAACCTGGGCAAGCCGGGCAAGGGACCCCGGCTCAAGACCGGTATGGCGCTCGCGATCGAGCCGATGCTGACCGGTGGTGGCGGTGAGACCGTCGAGCTCGAGGACGGGTGGACCGTCGTGACCGCCGACGGCTCGCGGGCCTCGCACTGGGAGCACACCGTCGCGATCACCGATGACGGCCCGTGGGTGCTGACCGCCCCCGAAGACGCCTGA
- the infA gene encoding translation initiation factor IF-1 translates to MGKKDGAIEVEGRVVEPLPNAMFRVELENGHKVLAHISGKMRQHYIRILPEDRVVVELSPYDLSRGRIVYRYK, encoded by the coding sequence ATGGGCAAGAAAGACGGGGCCATCGAGGTCGAAGGCCGCGTAGTCGAGCCGCTCCCCAACGCGATGTTCCGCGTCGAGTTGGAGAACGGCCACAAGGTCCTTGCACACATCAGCGGCAAGATGCGGCAGCACTACATCCGCATCCTGCCCGAGGACAGGGTTGTCGTGGAGCTCTCGCCCTACGACTTGTCACGTGGTCGCATCGTCTATCGCTACAAGTGA